A single Dunckerocampus dactyliophorus isolate RoL2022-P2 chromosome 2, RoL_Ddac_1.1, whole genome shotgun sequence DNA region contains:
- the atxn7l3b gene encoding ataxin-7-like protein 3 yields the protein MKMEEVSMSSLDNSKLEGLAQDILSDLVEDACLGLCFEVHRAVKQGYFFLDDTDQESMRDFEIVDQPGLDVFGQVYNQWKNKECVCPNCSRSIAASRFAPHLEKCLGMGRNSSRIANRRIVTGNNTNNKSESDQEDNDDVNDNDWSYGAEKKAKKRKSDKNPNSPRRSKSFKHKSSMMGPRRRMDNQESPRMLMKDETFPQ from the exons ATGAAAATGGAGGAGGTTTCAATGTCCAGCCTGGACAACAGCAAGCTGGAG GGTCTAGCTCAGGACATCCTGTCTGACCTGGTGGAGGATGCATGCTTGGGCCTCTGCTTCGAGGTCCACCGGGCTGTCAAGCAGGGCTACTTCTTCCTGGATGACACGGACCAAGAAAGCATGAGGGACTTTG AAATTGTGGACCAGCCGGGTTTGGATGTGTTCGGCCAGGTGTACAACCAGTGGAAGAacaaagagtgtgtgtgtcccaACTGCAGCAGGAGTATCGCCGCATCGCGCTTTGCTCCGCACCTGGAGAAATGTCTCGGGATGGGACGCAACAGCAGCCGCATAGCCAACCGCAG AATAGTGACTGGTAATAACACCAACAACAAGTCCGAAAGCGACCAAGAAGACAATGATGACGTCAACGATAACGACTGGTCTTATGGGGCGGAAAAGAAag CCAAGAAAAGGAAATCTGATAAg AATCCAAACTCGCCCAGAAGATCCAAATCATTCAAGCATAAGAGCA GTATGATGGGCCCCCGGCGTCGTATGGACAACCAGGAAAGCCCACGCAtgctgatgaaagatgagacgTTCCctcaatga